From the genome of Haloplasma contractile SSD-17B:
GTATCTGCTTAATCAGTTGTGGATAACTACTTTTTAGTTCTTTTACCCGATTTATAACATACTGTCCTTTATCTTTGATTTCTTTCTGAAATGACGGTTTGATGACTTCTTCTAGGACAGCCTTCCCTGCGATACATGAAACAGGGTTTCCACCAAATGTTGTTCCGTGTTCACCAGGTGCAAACACATTCTCTAAATAATAAGGAACTAATAATGCACCTAATGGTAATCCTCCACCTATGGATTTTGCCAATGTAACAAGGTCAGGTGTAACGTTATAGTGTTCATAGGCAAATAAGTCACCAGTTCTTCCCATTCCTGTTTGAACTTCATCAATACATATTAAAAATTTATATTTTGATCTTAGTTCGTTTAGTTTACTCATAAATGTATCTGTCACTTCATTAACGCCACTTTCTCCTTGAACTAATTCAAGAAATACAGCACAAGTTTGTTCAGACACTAAATTTTCTAAAGATTCTAAATCATTTAATTCAAAGTGTTTGACACCGTCTATTGTTGGCGTAAACATCTTTTTATATTTTTCTTGACCAGTTAACGTCATCCCACCATATGTACGACCATGAAACGATTTATTAGCGGTTAGAATCTCAAATTTATTCTTCGATATCGTTTTTCCATACTTTCTAGCTAACTTGATTGCAGCCTCATTCGCTTCAGTTCCAGAGTTTGAGAAAAATATCTTAGACGCAAAAGAGTTTTCTACTAATAATTTAGCTAAGTCTACTGTCGGTTCACTGACAAAAAAGTTCGATATATGCAAGTAACAATCCAATTGATCCTTAATATTATTTATTATATGTTGATTCCTATGACCCAGATTATTAACCGATAGACCACTAAACAAATCTAAGTAACGATCTCCCTTTTTATCAACTAAATAGGAACCCTCAGCATACTCAACCTCGATGTTTAGGCGTTTATATACATTAAGTATATAAGCTTGATCCATTTGAATTAAATCTCCCACAATCTCACCTCCTAACATATCTACTTATTATTTAACCTCTTAGTTCATCTAGTATTCTTACTTTATCAGCTAGGGCTGCATCTTTTTCTTTAATGACTCTTGCAGGGGTTCCTGCAACGACACTGTTTGGTTCTACATCTCTTGTAACAATAGCCCCTGCTGCAACGACAGCTCCCTTTCCTACTCTCACACCTTCTAAAATAACAGCATTTGCTCCTATTACAGCTTCATCTTCTATAATTACTGGTGTCTTACTAGGTGGTTCTAAAACTCCTGCAACAACTGCGCCGGCTCCTACATGTACATTGTTTCCTATTGTGCCACGTGCTCCTATTACTGTATTCATATCGATCATGGTATTTTCACCTATCTCAGCACCTATATTTATAACTGCTCCCATCATTATTACTGCATTCTTACCAATCTTTACTCGATCTCTTATCATAGCACCGGGTTCAATTCGTGCTTGAATATGTTTCATGTCTAGCAGTGGAATCGCTGAGTTTCGACGGTCATTTTCTATATGATATTCAGTTATATTACTCTCATTTATTTCTAATAATTCTCGTACATCGTCGAATTCACCAAATACTATTCTAAAGTCATTGTCTCCAAATGTTTTTACATTTGAAAAATCAATAGCTCCTAGATTACCCTTTACATATAATTTTACAGGCGTTGATTTTTTGGCATCTTTTATAAACCGAGCAATTGCATATGCATCTGTTAAATTTTCATTCATATTATTGTTCTCCTTCTCCATTTTTGTAACATCCTTTCGTCATTATAATTTAAACAAATCATCCATTGTATATAAACCTTCTGATTGTTTACTGATAAATTTTGCTGCTTTCATCGCTCCTAATGCAAATATATCTTTTGATAGTGCTGTATGTTTAAACTCTATTATTTCATCATCACCTGCAAATATTACTTGATGTTCACCAGGAATTGTACCACCTCTAACCGCATGAATTCCAATTTCATTTTTTTTACGTATTGTCTCATTTCCCACTCGACCATGTACATATTGATTGTCTTGGTTTAACTCCATGTTAATTGTATTAGCCAATAAATTTGCTGTACCGCTAGGTGAATCAATTTTTTTATTATGGTGTTTTTCTATGATTTCGATATCAAAGTCTTCATTATATAGGAATGATGATAATTGTCTTAACACCCTAGTAATAACATTTATTCCAAGTGACATATTAGAAGAAAGTAAGATTGGGACTTTTTTTGATGCATCCTTAATCTCTCTTAGTTGCTGTTCATTATATCCTGTTGTAGCAATCACTGTTGGTATTTTCTTCTTATTCGCATGTTCTAGTAGTGTTTTTAAATTATTAGGATGGGAAAAATCAATAATCACATCAGCTTCAGCGCTAAATTGATTGATATCATTATATATGGGAAAATCATAACTATTCAGATCTTCGTTCTCATGATTGTATCCTGATACGACTGTAAACTCTTTACTATCCTTTATTTTGTTTCTTAAAACGTTTCCCATCTTACCATTTACTCCGTACAATACTGTCTTAATCACTAGATGCTCACTCCTTCGGTAGTAGTCCTAAATTGATCATTTCCTGTTCTAATATTTCTCTATTATCTTTAGACATATTTACTAAAGGTAACCTTGTAGGTCCTACATCAAATTGCATTACATTTAATGCTTCTTTTATTGGAATAGGGTTGGTTTCTATAAATAAAGACTTAATTAATTTATTTAATTTTAGTTGTATGTTTTTTGACTCTGAAATATACCCCTTTAAGTAGTTATCCACAAGGTTATGTGTCATTTCTGGTAAAATATTCGCAACTACAGAAATAACCCCTACTCCTCCAATAGACATTACAGGTACAATCTGATCATCATTGCCTGAATAAATATAGAAGTCTTCAGATACACGACTTGCAATTTCAGCTACTTGACTAATATCGCCACTTGCTTCCTTTATACCTACTATATTGTTATACTTTGACAATTTAACAACAGTATCAGGGTCGATATTAAGACCTGTTCTTCCTTGAACACTATAAAGTATAATTGGTATTGTTACTGCATTTGCTATTGTTTCATAATGTGCAAGAATCCCATTCTGCGTTGTTTTATTATAATAAGGAGTTACTACTAATAATCCATCAGCTCCCACTGTTTCTGCATACTTACTTAATTCTACAGCTATCTTTGTATTATTACTCCCAGTACCTGCTATTATGGGAATTCTACCGCTTGCACATTTAACTGACAATTCGATTAGATGTTTCTTTTCTTCTTTTGATAATGTCGCTGATTCACCAGTTGTACCGCAAATGATTATAGCATCTGTCTTATGATCAATATGCCACTCAATCATTTGTTTCAATTTTTCATCATTAATTTTATCGTCTTTAAATGGAGTTACTAATGCGACTCCTGAACCTTTAAATAATTTCATGTTATTACTCTCCTAATAATAATTCAGCTATTTGTACTGTATTGGTTGCAGCTCCTTTTCTAATGTTATCCGCTACTACCCATAAGTTTATTCCACGATCAATACTATAATCTTTTCTAATTCTTCCTACATAAACCTCATCATTTCCCTCAGAATCAATTGCCATAGGATATTTATTCTGACTAGGATCATCTACTATTACTATTCCCGGTTTGTTGTTAAGTATATTTTTAATATCTTGTGCTGATACATCTTTCTCTAATTCAAGGTTAATTGATACACTATGGCCATACTTTACAGGAACTCTTACAGCGGTTGCAGTAACCTTTAATGATTCATTATTTAATATTTTTCTTGTTTCATTAATCATTTTCATTTCTTCTTTTGTGTAGCCATTATCCATAAAAATATCAATTTGTGGGATACAATTATAGGCAATCGGATATTCATATTTTTTTGGTAATTCGCCGTCTAACCCTTCTTCAAGATCTTGGAT
Proteins encoded in this window:
- the dapB gene encoding 4-hydroxy-tetrahydrodipicolinate reductase; the encoded protein is MIKTVLYGVNGKMGNVLRNKIKDSKEFTVVSGYNHENEDLNSYDFPIYNDINQFSAEADVIIDFSHPNNLKTLLEHANKKKIPTVIATTGYNEQQLREIKDASKKVPILLSSNMSLGINVITRVLRQLSSFLYNEDFDIEIIEKHHNKKIDSPSGTANLLANTINMELNQDNQYVHGRVGNETIRKKNEIGIHAVRGGTIPGEHQVIFAGDDEIIEFKHTALSKDIFALGAMKAAKFISKQSEGLYTMDDLFKL
- the dapA gene encoding 4-hydroxy-tetrahydrodipicolinate synthase, whose product is MKLFKGSGVALVTPFKDDKINDEKLKQMIEWHIDHKTDAIIICGTTGESATLSKEEKKHLIELSVKCASGRIPIIAGTGSNNTKIAVELSKYAETVGADGLLVVTPYYNKTTQNGILAHYETIANAVTIPIILYSVQGRTGLNIDPDTVVKLSKYNNIVGIKEASGDISQVAEIASRVSEDFYIYSGNDDQIVPVMSIGGVGVISVVANILPEMTHNLVDNYLKGYISESKNIQLKLNKLIKSLFIETNPIPIKEALNVMQFDVGPTRLPLVNMSKDNREILEQEMINLGLLPKE
- a CDS encoding aspartate aminotransferase family protein, producing the protein MGDLIQMDQAYILNVYKRLNIEVEYAEGSYLVDKKGDRYLDLFSGLSVNNLGHRNQHIINNIKDQLDCYLHISNFFVSEPTVDLAKLLVENSFASKIFFSNSGTEANEAAIKLARKYGKTISKNKFEILTANKSFHGRTYGGMTLTGQEKYKKMFTPTIDGVKHFELNDLESLENLVSEQTCAVFLELVQGESGVNEVTDTFMSKLNELRSKYKFLICIDEVQTGMGRTGDLFAYEHYNVTPDLVTLAKSIGGGLPLGALLVPYYLENVFAPGEHGTTFGGNPVSCIAGKAVLEEVIKPSFQKEIKDKGQYVINRVKELKSSYPQLIKQIRGRGLMIGIEVRDRDLAYRIRELAMEKKVLINIASQTVIRLLPPLTISYEELDVFLNLFENIVSTIEKEQ
- the dapD gene encoding 2,3,4,5-tetrahydropyridine-2,6-dicarboxylate N-acetyltransferase translates to MNENLTDAYAIARFIKDAKKSTPVKLYVKGNLGAIDFSNVKTFGDNDFRIVFGEFDDVRELLEINESNITEYHIENDRRNSAIPLLDMKHIQARIEPGAMIRDRVKIGKNAVIMMGAVINIGAEIGENTMIDMNTVIGARGTIGNNVHVGAGAVVAGVLEPPSKTPVIIEDEAVIGANAVILEGVRVGKGAVVAAGAIVTRDVEPNSVVAGTPARVIKEKDAALADKVRILDELRG